A DNA window from Deinococcus sonorensis KR-87 contains the following coding sequences:
- a CDS encoding Lrp/AsnC family transcriptional regulator, which translates to MLPRQIAPDLDDIDRTLLELLQEDADQNHADMAARVGLSAAGVHKRLKRLRQEGYVRRLTAQLDRSRLGLDLLCFLKITFRSNLQPENLVDLQRAIRALPEVLECYTLTGSSDAILKVAVTDHIALRDFLSRLSLQQQVIERAETCIALEEFKEGGALPLRDPA; encoded by the coding sequence ATGCTTCCAAGACAGATCGCCCCGGACCTTGACGACATCGACCGGACCCTGCTGGAACTGCTGCAGGAAGACGCGGACCAGAACCACGCCGACATGGCCGCGCGGGTGGGCCTCTCGGCGGCCGGCGTCCACAAGCGGCTCAAGCGGCTGCGCCAGGAGGGCTACGTGCGCCGGCTCACGGCCCAGCTGGACCGCAGCCGGCTGGGCCTGGACCTGCTGTGCTTTCTAAAGATCACGTTTCGCAGCAACCTGCAGCCGGAGAACCTGGTGGACCTGCAGCGCGCCATCCGGGCGCTGCCGGAGGTGCTGGAGTGCTACACCCTGACCGGCAGCAGCGACGCGATCCTGAAGGTGGCCGTCACCGACCACATCGCGCTGCGCGACTTCCTGAGCCGGCTGTCGCTGCAGCAGCAGGTGATTGAGCGGGCCGAGACCTGCATCGCGCTGGAGGAATTCAAGGAAGGTGGCGCGCTGCCCCTCCGGGACCCGGCGTGA
- a CDS encoding glutamine synthetase family protein encodes MSAPADLNAEGIRYLRVLWSDNANVIRARAVRTTQLPGTQVSISAGQLALPVMQDSVVPGAGLGPVGEAQLMPDWSTLRRLPYAPGEAQVLGDLWQDGQPWAHCPRTFLKRQIQQLGERGLSVQAAFENEFYLLRAGPDGYRPADTTVYAQTGSMNLHRAFIHALTDALEQQGLVPELYYPESGPGQQELSVRHTDALGSADQQVVFRETVRGVAQAHGYVACFLPKVFEASAGSGCHINLSLWRNGQNQTGDPGDPTGLSEEARHFIAGVLAHLPALCALTVPTPNSYRRLRPQAWAGAYRTWGYGNREAAVRVTRGRAGASRFELKTADATANPYLALGALLAAGLDGLTQQLPLPDEVTRDPGSLTPEQRLEQGIEPLPASLDAAMAALEQDGALQGALGAARAQAYLAVRRAEWTALKDLSLTDELALLAERY; translated from the coding sequence GTGAGCGCCCCCGCCGACCTGAATGCCGAGGGCATCCGCTACCTGCGGGTGCTGTGGTCGGACAACGCCAACGTCATCCGGGCGCGGGCGGTGCGGACCACCCAGCTGCCCGGCACCCAGGTGAGCATCTCGGCCGGGCAGCTCGCCCTGCCGGTGATGCAGGACAGCGTGGTGCCGGGCGCCGGACTGGGGCCGGTGGGCGAGGCGCAGCTGATGCCCGACTGGAGCACCCTGCGCCGCCTGCCCTACGCGCCGGGCGAGGCGCAGGTGCTGGGTGACCTGTGGCAGGACGGGCAGCCGTGGGCACATTGCCCGCGCACCTTTCTGAAGCGGCAGATTCAGCAGCTCGGGGAGCGGGGTCTGAGTGTCCAGGCGGCCTTCGAGAACGAGTTCTACCTGCTGCGGGCCGGGCCGGACGGGTATCGGCCGGCCGACACCACGGTGTATGCCCAGACCGGCAGCATGAACCTGCACCGGGCCTTCATTCACGCGCTCACCGACGCGCTGGAGCAGCAGGGGCTGGTGCCGGAACTGTACTACCCCGAGTCGGGGCCGGGCCAGCAGGAGCTGTCGGTGCGCCACACCGACGCCCTGGGCAGCGCCGATCAGCAGGTGGTGTTCCGCGAGACGGTGCGCGGCGTGGCCCAGGCGCACGGCTACGTGGCCTGCTTCCTGCCCAAGGTGTTCGAGGCGTCGGCCGGCAGCGGCTGCCACATCAACCTGAGCCTGTGGCGCAATGGGCAGAACCAGACCGGCGACCCGGGTGATCCCACCGGCCTGTCGGAAGAGGCGCGCCATTTCATCGCGGGGGTGCTGGCGCATCTGCCGGCGTTGTGCGCCCTGACGGTGCCCACGCCCAACTCGTACCGGCGGCTGCGGCCCCAGGCGTGGGCCGGTGCCTACCGCACCTGGGGCTACGGCAACCGGGAGGCGGCGGTGCGGGTCACCCGGGGCAGAGCCGGGGCCAGCCGCTTCGAGCTGAAAACCGCTGACGCCACGGCCAACCCCTACCTGGCGCTGGGCGCGCTGCTGGCCGCCGGGCTGGACGGCCTGACACAGCAGTTGCCGCTGCCCGACGAGGTCACGCGCGATCCGGGAAGCCTGACTCCGGAGCAGCGGCTGGAGCAGGGCATCGAGCCGCTGCCGGCCTCGCTGGACGCGGCCATGGCGGCGCTGGAACAGGACGGGGCGCTGCAAGGCGCGCTGGGCGCGGCGCGCGCACAAGCGTATCTGGCGGTGCGGCGGGCCGAATGGACGGCCCTCAAGGACCTGAGCCTCACGGATGAGCTGGCACTGCTGGCGGAACGGTACTGA
- a CDS encoding response regulator — translation MASSRTLHLLLVDDSEQDQLLVTSVLQQLKPAPAYRTVQTCEEALELLRKLSEVGEPLPDLLLLDLHLPRMNGPELLQCLKADPTFASMPVIVFSTSASARDIRQCYLERSAAYMVKPIEFTQLAEALECLVAFWGNPAVRLPSHVQRARPASTA, via the coding sequence ATGGCATCCTCACGAACCCTCCATCTCCTGCTCGTGGATGACAGTGAGCAAGATCAGCTGCTGGTCACCAGCGTGCTTCAGCAGTTGAAGCCCGCGCCGGCATACCGGACGGTGCAGACCTGCGAGGAGGCGCTGGAGCTCCTGCGCAAGCTCTCGGAGGTGGGCGAGCCGCTGCCGGACCTGCTGCTCCTCGACCTGCATCTGCCGCGCATGAACGGCCCGGAGCTGCTGCAGTGTCTCAAGGCGGATCCCACGTTTGCGTCAATGCCGGTCATCGTGTTCAGCACGTCGGCCTCCGCGCGCGACATCCGTCAGTGCTATCTGGAGCGCAGCGCCGCCTACATGGTCAAGCCCATTGAGTTCACGCAGCTGGCCGAAGCGCTGGAATGCCTGGTCGCGTTCTGGGGCAACCCCGCGGTGCGGCTGCCCAGCCACGTCCAGCGCGCTCGGCCGGCTTCCACCGCCTGA
- a CDS encoding ABC transporter permease, with amino-acid sequence MLTFLARRLAWSVVVLLFASLLTFFVGYKVPANPARMIAGPNATAETVRSISHQLGLDQPFTVQYGRFLSHAVRGDLGRSYKTEQLVLPTILQRFPYTLALALGGLAFEVLIGASIGLLAAGTRLRAVDGLASTFVLLTLAVPSFWLGIILLYIFGFKYPILPLGGAEAGPISLLLPALTLGLSGAGYYARMGRASLLEVMGEDYIRTARAKGVSPGRVMFKHAFRNALRPLITMTALDLGLLLGGALIIEQVFGWPGIGTLAWQAVQNIDLPMIMGTVLFSALCIVLANILVDLIYSWVDPRITI; translated from the coding sequence ATGCTGACCTTTCTGGCCCGTCGTCTGGCCTGGAGCGTGGTGGTGCTCCTCTTCGCCTCGCTGCTGACGTTCTTTGTCGGGTACAAGGTGCCGGCCAATCCGGCCCGAATGATCGCGGGGCCCAACGCGACCGCCGAGACGGTCCGCAGCATCTCGCACCAGCTCGGCCTGGACCAGCCGTTCACCGTGCAGTACGGCCGCTTTCTCAGCCACGCGGTGCGCGGCGATCTGGGCCGCTCCTACAAAACCGAGCAGCTGGTGTTGCCGACCATCCTGCAGCGTTTTCCCTACACGCTGGCCCTGGCCCTGGGCGGGCTCGCGTTCGAGGTGCTGATCGGCGCCTCAATCGGGCTGCTGGCTGCCGGCACCCGTTTGCGCGCCGTGGACGGGCTGGCCAGCACCTTCGTGCTGCTGACCCTGGCGGTGCCGTCGTTCTGGCTGGGCATCATCCTGCTGTACATCTTCGGCTTCAAGTACCCGATTCTGCCGCTCGGCGGCGCCGAGGCCGGGCCGATCAGCCTGCTGCTGCCGGCCCTGACGCTGGGGCTGTCCGGTGCCGGCTACTACGCCCGGATGGGCCGGGCCAGCCTGCTCGAAGTGATGGGTGAGGACTACATCCGCACCGCCCGCGCCAAGGGTGTGTCGCCCGGGCGGGTGATGTTCAAGCACGCCTTCCGGAACGCCCTGCGCCCACTGATCACCATGACGGCCCTGGACCTCGGCCTGCTGCTGGGCGGGGCGCTGATCATCGAGCAGGTGTTCGGCTGGCCCGGCATCGGCACCCTGGCCTGGCAAGCGGTGCAGAACATTGACCTGCCAATGATCATGGGCACCGTCCTCTTCTCCGCGCTGTGCATCGTGCTGGCCAACATTCTGGTGGACCTGATCTACAGCTGGGTCGACCCGCGCATCACCATTTAA
- a CDS encoding amidohydrolase family protein, protein MLELEHLAFYDHHAHGLYHEPLWRTAPLEAYFTEAYDPHILQRFVPDTLFYRRSLRDLSELYGCDPNADALREVRAGVDYPALCRDLFQRANIQHLLLDDGFWPDRLWSVAQARERLPLPVQRVVRIESELELLLPHHDAPGTLLDALEQVLREAGRSAAGFKSIIAYRTGLAVEPPTPAALERGFRQDRERGGRVQDKALLDAALLRGLQVATDLGLPVQFHTGYGDPDLDMRLASPLHLRGVIETPAFRDLQVVLLHCYPYVREAGYLASVYRGVYLDLGLTIPYTSVSAMQTALHEALHLSPISKLLISTDAQRTPELYWLAARWARRTIGAVLSQTVALGDLTKAEADWAASRLLWDNAVELYRAPVAEEQASHTP, encoded by the coding sequence ATGCTGGAACTCGAACATCTGGCGTTCTACGATCACCACGCCCACGGGCTGTACCACGAGCCGCTGTGGCGCACGGCCCCGCTGGAGGCCTACTTCACCGAGGCCTACGACCCGCACATCCTGCAGCGCTTCGTGCCGGACACGCTGTTCTACCGCCGCAGCCTGCGCGATCTGAGTGAGCTGTACGGCTGTGACCCGAACGCGGACGCGCTGCGCGAGGTGCGCGCCGGGGTGGATTACCCGGCCCTGTGCCGCGACCTGTTCCAGCGGGCCAACATTCAACACCTGCTGCTGGACGACGGCTTCTGGCCGGACCGGCTGTGGAGCGTGGCGCAGGCCCGGGAGCGGCTGCCACTCCCGGTGCAGCGGGTGGTGCGCATTGAGAGCGAGCTGGAGCTGCTGCTGCCCCACCACGACGCGCCCGGCACTCTGCTGGACGCGCTGGAACAGGTGCTGCGCGAGGCGGGCCGCAGCGCCGCCGGGTTCAAGAGCATCATCGCGTACCGCACCGGGCTGGCGGTGGAGCCGCCGACCCCCGCCGCCCTGGAGCGCGGCTTCCGCCAGGACCGCGAACGCGGCGGACGGGTGCAGGACAAGGCGCTGCTGGACGCCGCGCTGCTGCGCGGGCTACAGGTGGCCACCGACCTGGGGCTGCCGGTGCAGTTCCACACCGGCTACGGCGATCCGGACCTGGACATGCGGCTGGCCAGCCCGCTGCATCTCAGGGGCGTGATCGAGACGCCGGCCTTCCGGGACCTGCAGGTGGTGCTGCTGCACTGCTACCCCTACGTCCGCGAGGCCGGGTATCTGGCGAGCGTGTACCGGGGCGTGTACCTGGACCTGGGGCTGACCATTCCCTACACCAGCGTGTCGGCGATGCAGACGGCGCTGCACGAGGCGCTGCACCTCTCCCCCATCAGCAAGCTCCTGATCTCGACCGACGCGCAGCGGACCCCGGAACTGTACTGGCTGGCGGCCCGCTGGGCCCGGCGGACCATTGGGGCGGTGCTGAGCCAGACGGTGGCGCTCGGCGACCTGACGAAAGCGGAGGCCGACTGGGCCGCGTCCCGGCTGCTGTGGGACAACGCGGTGGAACTGTACCGGGCCCCTGTGGCTGAGGAGCAGGCCAGCCATACGCCCTGA
- a CDS encoding ABC transporter permease: MPRPQLKSRGASSAAWRRFRRQRGALLGLLITAVLIIICIFAPWLAPHDPAVQYPNGLSELGAPLPPTHTFWFGTDALGRDLYSRLIFGTRTSLLVAVLSNLIATSIALVLGTLAGYFGGLADTLIMRVTDVLISFPVLLLAAFLAAVLRPGIGVIIGVIGGVGWFYLARVIRAELLSVRRREYVEAARALGASDTRIIFRHALPQILGQVMVYSTLNFSTTVLFVAALSYVGIGVQPPTPDWGNMISDGSQYLTVSPWLVIFPGIFLGLSVLSFNLLGDGLRDALDVKSGKKAT; encoded by the coding sequence ATGCCCCGGCCGCAGCTGAAATCCAGGGGCGCGTCGTCCGCAGCGTGGCGCCGGTTCCGCCGGCAGCGCGGCGCGCTGTTGGGTCTGTTGATCACGGCGGTGCTGATCATCATCTGCATCTTCGCGCCGTGGCTGGCGCCGCACGACCCGGCGGTGCAGTACCCGAATGGACTGTCTGAACTTGGAGCGCCGCTGCCGCCGACGCACACCTTCTGGTTCGGGACCGACGCCCTGGGCCGCGACCTGTACAGCCGCCTGATCTTCGGGACCCGCACGTCGCTGCTGGTCGCGGTGCTCTCCAACCTGATCGCCACCAGCATCGCCCTGGTGCTCGGCACGCTGGCCGGGTACTTCGGCGGGCTGGCCGACACGCTGATCATGCGCGTCACCGACGTGCTGATCAGCTTTCCGGTGCTGCTGCTGGCGGCCTTCCTGGCGGCGGTGCTGCGGCCCGGCATCGGGGTGATCATCGGCGTGATCGGGGGGGTGGGCTGGTTCTATCTGGCACGGGTGATCCGGGCCGAACTGCTCTCGGTGCGCCGGCGCGAGTACGTCGAGGCGGCCCGGGCGCTGGGCGCCAGCGACACGCGGATCATCTTCCGGCACGCCCTGCCGCAGATTCTCGGTCAGGTGATGGTCTACAGCACCCTTAACTTCTCGACCACCGTGCTGTTCGTGGCGGCGCTGTCGTACGTCGGCATCGGGGTGCAGCCGCCCACGCCCGACTGGGGCAACATGATCTCGGACGGCTCGCAGTACCTGACCGTCAGTCCGTGGCTGGTGATCTTCCCCGGCATTTTCCTGGGGCTCTCGGTGCTGAGTTTCAACCTGCTCGGAGACGGCCTGCGCGACGCCCTCGACGTCAAGAGCGGAAAGAAGGCGACCTGA
- a CDS encoding proline iminopeptidase-family hydrolase: MTGSEEANVQRISVDQRYTVYTRKVGHGPITLLLLHGGPGCTHEYFECFEQWLSPDEYTFYYYDQLGSYYSDQPDDASLWTVERFREEVEQVRAALGLEQFYLFGNSWGGMLGLEYALKYQQHLKGLIVSNMTASIASYLTYLGELRGRMAPEDVQTMLRHEEAGTLDHPEYTELLTQLYNQHICRVVPWPEPVQRMFGHLATPVYNTMQGANEFVVTGTFKDWDRWADLHRITVPTLLSVGRHDTMRPEDIEEMGRRMPNSRVSICEAGSHLSMWDDPQTYFDALKRFLADVEAGSFAVSLV, from the coding sequence ATGACCGGATCAGAGGAAGCGAACGTTCAGCGGATCTCCGTGGACCAGCGGTACACGGTGTATACCCGCAAGGTCGGGCACGGGCCCATCACCCTGCTGCTGCTGCACGGTGGTCCCGGCTGTACCCACGAGTATTTCGAGTGTTTCGAGCAGTGGCTCTCGCCGGACGAGTACACCTTCTACTACTACGATCAGCTGGGCAGCTACTACTCCGACCAGCCGGACGACGCGTCACTCTGGACGGTGGAGCGCTTCCGCGAGGAGGTGGAGCAGGTGCGGGCCGCGCTGGGGCTGGAGCAGTTCTACCTGTTCGGCAATTCCTGGGGCGGCATGCTGGGGCTGGAGTACGCCCTGAAGTACCAGCAGCACCTCAAGGGCCTGATCGTCAGCAACATGACCGCCAGCATCGCCTCGTACCTCACCTACCTGGGCGAGTTGCGCGGCCGGATGGCCCCCGAGGACGTGCAGACCATGCTGCGCCACGAGGAGGCCGGCACGCTGGACCACCCGGAATACACTGAACTGCTCACCCAGCTCTACAACCAGCACATCTGCCGGGTGGTGCCGTGGCCCGAGCCGGTGCAGCGCATGTTCGGGCACCTCGCCACGCCGGTGTACAACACCATGCAGGGGGCCAACGAGTTTGTGGTGACCGGGACCTTCAAGGACTGGGACCGCTGGGCCGACCTGCACCGCATCACGGTGCCCACGCTGCTGTCGGTGGGCCGCCACGACACCATGCGCCCGGAGGACATCGAGGAGATGGGCCGCCGGATGCCGAACAGCCGCGTCTCGATCTGCGAGGCCGGTAGCCACCTGAGCATGTGGGACGACCCACAGACGTACTTCGACGCACTCAAGCGGTTCCTGGCGGACGTCGAGGCCGGGAGCTTCGCGGTTTCACTGGTCTGA
- a CDS encoding ABC transporter substrate-binding protein, with translation MKRFLLGALPLTVALAASPALAVKSVTVAYSADMHTLDPAIGDDVQNWPVEHALFVTLLTYREGTTLVPWAATDLGQVSKDGKTYTFHIKKGIKFADGEPTDAAAFKYAIERVLDPKSKSPQSGKAGWFGNLEGAAAFVDGKAKDVSGIKTPDPYTISFQLIKPDRTFLNYLATPFASAVDRKAAEKWPQDYSHHVVGNGPFLLKSWVPGQEMVLVKNPNYFDKAHAAKLDEVHILLSLSDQVALLRAQRGGVDVLGSGVPSAQFASILQSPQYKSYVHDAVQIGTYYVYMNTQKAPFDNKLVREAVSHAIDKKRILQLINGRGKIATQILPLGLAGNDPTVKDVGYDPAKGKALMAQAGLKNGVSTTLLTSTDGDLTKIAQAVQQQLAVIGIKASIKTLPQAEWINTMTTPGTTAIGLSGWYQAYPDASDFLPILFKSNQYAPGSWNLSGYKNKAVDALLDQAQGVNLKASVPLYQKAQKMILADYPVVPLYHPVAYDFVNPKLQHFSHHPVWGFLYQDWDLK, from the coding sequence GTGAAACGTTTCCTGCTCGGTGCCCTTCCGCTGACGGTCGCCCTGGCCGCCAGCCCCGCCCTCGCCGTCAAAAGCGTGACCGTCGCCTACTCGGCGGACATGCACACCCTCGACCCGGCCATCGGCGACGACGTGCAGAACTGGCCGGTGGAGCACGCCCTCTTTGTCACGCTGCTGACCTACCGTGAAGGCACGACCCTGGTGCCGTGGGCGGCCACCGATCTGGGGCAGGTCAGCAAGGACGGCAAGACCTACACCTTCCACATCAAGAAGGGCATCAAGTTCGCCGACGGTGAGCCGACCGACGCCGCCGCCTTCAAATACGCCATTGAGCGGGTGCTTGATCCCAAGAGCAAGTCGCCCCAGAGCGGAAAGGCCGGCTGGTTCGGCAATCTGGAGGGGGCCGCCGCCTTCGTGGACGGCAAGGCCAAGGACGTCAGCGGCATCAAGACGCCCGACCCCTACACCATCAGTTTTCAGCTGATCAAGCCGGACCGCACCTTCCTGAACTACCTCGCAACGCCCTTCGCGTCGGCGGTGGACCGCAAGGCCGCCGAGAAGTGGCCGCAGGACTACTCGCACCACGTGGTGGGCAACGGGCCGTTCCTGCTCAAGTCGTGGGTGCCGGGGCAGGAGATGGTGCTGGTCAAGAACCCCAACTACTTTGACAAGGCCCACGCCGCCAAGCTCGACGAGGTGCACATCCTGCTGAGCCTGAGCGATCAGGTGGCGCTGCTGCGGGCCCAGCGCGGCGGGGTGGACGTGCTCGGCAGCGGCGTGCCCAGCGCCCAGTTTGCCTCGATCCTGCAGAGTCCTCAGTACAAGTCCTATGTGCACGACGCGGTGCAGATCGGCACGTACTACGTGTACATGAACACCCAGAAGGCCCCCTTCGACAACAAACTGGTGCGCGAGGCGGTCAGCCACGCCATCGACAAGAAGCGCATCCTGCAGCTGATCAACGGGCGCGGCAAGATCGCCACCCAGATTCTGCCGCTGGGACTGGCGGGCAACGACCCCACCGTGAAGGACGTGGGCTACGACCCGGCCAAGGGCAAGGCGCTGATGGCGCAGGCGGGCCTCAAGAACGGCGTGAGCACCACCCTGCTCACCAGCACCGACGGTGACCTGACCAAGATCGCCCAGGCGGTGCAGCAGCAGCTCGCGGTGATCGGCATCAAGGCCAGCATCAAGACGCTGCCGCAGGCCGAGTGGATCAACACCATGACCACGCCCGGCACCACCGCCATCGGGCTCTCCGGGTGGTATCAGGCGTACCCGGACGCCTCGGACTTCCTGCCGATCCTGTTCAAGTCCAACCAGTACGCGCCCGGCAGCTGGAACCTCTCGGGCTACAAGAACAAGGCCGTCGACGCGCTGCTCGACCAGGCGCAGGGCGTGAACCTCAAGGCCAGCGTGCCGCTCTACCAGAAGGCCCAGAAGATGATTCTGGCGGACTACCCGGTGGTGCCGCTGTACCACCCGGTGGCCTACGATTTTGTGAATCCGAAGCTTCAGCACTTCAGCCACCACCCGGTCTGGGGCTTCCTGTACCAGGACTGGGACCTCAAGTAA
- a CDS encoding ABC transporter substrate-binding protein codes for MPKPAALSAFGLMLALSLGSALAAGSTVTVSYPSDFQSLDPAIGYDVQNWPVEHALFVTLLTYGKGTDLRPWAATDLGQVSKDGKTYTFHIKKGIKFADGEPTDAAAFKYAIERVLNPKTKSPQGGTGGWYGNLVGAADFVAGKAKTVSGIKTPDPYTIQFQLVKPDRTFLNVLATPFSAAVPRQAAEKWGSDFSHHVVGNGPFLLDSWVPGQRVVLVKNPTYFDKANAAQIDRIEFSLGLSEQVALLRAQRGQVDVLGNGIPSAQFAAITSNPQYKAYVKSLVQVGTYYVFMNTQKAPFNNKLVREAVNAAIDKARMVQLVNGRGKATGQILPPGMPGYDPSIPAGTPNATKAKDLLKQAGYDASQTLTLITMADEPGPKLAQAVQQQLSAIGMKVDIKALPGAEYINTITTPGSTSIGISAWFQDYPDPSDFLDVLFEAAYIQPGGFNLANYKNPAVDQQLQALRGQPLKQALPGYQKAQKQILADYPWVPLYNTVQYNFINPRLTNTDLHPVWNYVYQDWKLK; via the coding sequence ATGCCCAAGCCTGCCGCGCTGTCCGCTTTCGGTCTGATGCTGGCCCTGTCGTTGGGCTCCGCCCTCGCGGCGGGCAGCACCGTGACGGTCAGTTATCCTTCGGATTTTCAGAGCCTCGATCCGGCCATTGGGTATGACGTGCAGAACTGGCCGGTGGAGCACGCCCTGTTCGTCACGCTGCTGACCTACGGCAAAGGCACTGACCTGAGGCCCTGGGCGGCCACCGACCTGGGGCAGGTCAGCAAGGACGGCAAGACCTACACCTTCCACATCAAGAAAGGCATCAAGTTCGCCGACGGTGAGCCGACCGACGCCGCCGCCTTCAAATACGCCATCGAGCGGGTCCTCAACCCCAAGACCAAATCGCCGCAGGGCGGCACCGGGGGCTGGTACGGCAACCTGGTGGGCGCGGCCGATTTCGTGGCCGGCAAAGCCAAGACGGTGAGCGGCATCAAGACGCCCGATCCCTACACCATTCAGTTTCAGCTGGTCAAACCGGACCGCACCTTCCTGAACGTGCTGGCCACCCCGTTCTCGGCGGCGGTGCCGCGCCAGGCCGCCGAGAAATGGGGCAGCGATTTCTCGCACCACGTGGTGGGCAACGGGCCGTTCCTGCTCGACTCGTGGGTGCCGGGCCAGCGGGTGGTGCTGGTCAAGAACCCCACCTACTTCGACAAGGCCAACGCGGCCCAGATTGACCGGATCGAGTTCTCGCTGGGGCTCAGCGAGCAGGTGGCGCTGCTGCGCGCCCAGCGTGGTCAGGTGGATGTGCTCGGCAACGGCATTCCCTCGGCGCAGTTCGCGGCGATCACCTCCAACCCGCAGTACAAGGCGTACGTCAAGAGCCTGGTGCAGGTCGGGACGTACTACGTGTTCATGAACACCCAGAAGGCTCCCTTCAACAACAAGCTGGTGCGCGAGGCGGTGAACGCTGCCATCGACAAGGCCCGCATGGTGCAGCTCGTCAACGGGCGCGGCAAGGCCACCGGGCAGATTCTGCCGCCGGGCATGCCCGGCTATGACCCCAGCATTCCAGCCGGTACCCCAAACGCGACCAAAGCCAAAGACCTGCTGAAGCAGGCCGGCTACGACGCCTCCCAGACGCTGACGCTGATCACCATGGCCGACGAGCCCGGTCCCAAGCTGGCGCAGGCGGTGCAGCAGCAGCTCTCCGCCATCGGCATGAAGGTGGACATCAAGGCCCTGCCGGGCGCCGAGTACATCAACACCATCACCACGCCCGGCAGCACCAGCATCGGCATCTCGGCGTGGTTCCAGGATTACCCGGACCCCTCGGATTTTCTCGACGTGCTGTTCGAGGCCGCCTACATCCAGCCGGGCGGCTTCAACCTCGCCAACTACAAGAATCCGGCGGTGGACCAGCAGCTTCAGGCGCTGCGCGGTCAGCCGCTCAAACAGGCGTTGCCCGGCTACCAGAAAGCGCAGAAGCAGATTCTGGCGGATTACCCGTGGGTGCCGCTGTACAACACGGTTCAGTACAACTTCATCAACCCGCGCCTGACGAACACCGATCTCCACCCGGTGTGGAACTACGTCTATCAGGACTGGAAGCTCAAATAA